The Raphanus sativus cultivar WK10039 unplaced genomic scaffold, ASM80110v3 Scaffold2763, whole genome shotgun sequence genome contains a region encoding:
- the LOC130505979 gene encoding protein trichome birefringence-like 8, whose product MKIAYSQFSRQRREIKSYAYADMDDHQESSSLKQLFSLSSSPFLSTFKIKKHTLFVISLLITFLIFFVIVVDLVGFKPRLSIGFLSKTLTKKPRNNDVCDYSYGKWVRRRKRDVHETYYGEECRFLDSGFRCLNSGRKDSGFRQWRWQPHGCNLPRFNAIDFLERSRNRRIVFVGDSIGRNQWESLLCMLSQAVSNESEIYEVNGNPITKHKGFLSMRFPEHNLTVEYHRTPFLVVIGRPPENSPEDVRMTVRVDEFNWQSKRWVGSDVLVFNTGHWWNEDKTFNAGVYFQEGGKLNKTMSVMEGFEKSLKTWKSWVVQKLDPNSSYIFFRSLSPVHYRNGTWNLGGLCDAETEPEIDMKKMESDPVHNFYISKVIQEMRYEHSRVKFMNITYLTEFRKDGHPSRYRGPDVPENAPQDCSHWCLPGVPDTWNEVLYAQLLSMNYRTK is encoded by the exons ATGAAGATCGCATATTCACAATTTTCACGTCAAAGAAGAGAGATCAAATCTTATGCTTATGCCGACATGGATGATCACCAAGAATCGAGTTCTCTCAAGCAACTCTTCTCTCTATCTTCATCTCCTTTCCTCTCAACCTTCAAGATCAAGAAACATACATTATTCGTAATCTCTCTTCTCATTACTTTCCTTATCTTCTTCGTCATCGTCGTTGATCTTGTCGGCTTCAAGCCTCGTCTCTCTATCGGATTCTTGTCGAAAACATTAACTAAGAAACCAAGAAACAACGACGTATGCGACTATTCATACGGTAAATGGGTTCGTAGACGAAAACGTGACGTGCACGAAACCTATTACGGAGAAGAGTGTCGGTTTCTGGATTCTGGTTTTCGTTGTCTGAATAGTGGAAGAAAAGATTCTGGCTTCCGACAATGGCGATGGCAACCACACGGCTGCAATCTTCCACG ATTCAACGCAATTGATTTTCTGGAGAGGAGTCGTAATAGGAGGATAGTGTTCGTCGGAGATTCCATCGGAAGGAACCAATGGGAGTCTCTTTTGTGTATGCTTTCACAAGCTGTGTCTAATGAATCTGAGATATATGAAGTTAATGGGAACCCTATAACCAAGCACAAGGGCTTCCTTTCGATGCGGTTTCCTGAACATAACCTAACCGTTGAGTATCATAGAACTCCGTTTCTTGTTGTGATTGGTCGGCCACCTGAGAACTCACCGGAAGACGTCAGAATGACGGTTAGAGTCGATGAGTTTAACTGGCAGTCAAAAAGATGGGTCGGGTCTGATGTTCTGGTGTTCAACACAGGACACTGGTGGAACGAGGACAAAACCTTTAACGC aggTGTCTATTTTCAGGAGGGAGGTAAGTTAAACAAGACAATGAGTGTAATGGAGGGGTTTGAGAAGTCTTTAAAGACATGGAAGTCATGGGTTGTACAGAAACTAGATCCCAATAGTAGTTATATCTTCTTCAGAAGCCTTTCTCCTGTGCATTATAG GAATGGGACATGGAACTTGGGTGGTTTGTGTGATGCAGAGACAGAGCCAGAGATTGatatgaagaagatggaatCTGACCCTGTCCACAACTTTTATATCTCTAAAGTAATACAAGAAATGAGATATGAACATAGTAGGGTTAAGTTTATGAACATTACATACCTGACTGAGTTCAGGAAAGATGGTCATCCTTCAAGGTATCGTGGTC
- the LOC108811662 gene encoding B3 domain-containing protein At3g11580 isoform X3 — MSGNCYPREIHHTTPSLHHRQNDAVVDREYLFEKSLTPSDVGKLNRLVIPKQHAEKHFPLNNASDDVAAAETTEKGMLLSFEDESGKCWKFRYSYWNSSQSYVLTKGWSRYVKDKHLHAGDVVFFQRHRFDLHRVFIGWRKRGEVSSPSTVSVVSQDARVNTTTYWSNGLTTPYRQVHASTSSYPNIHQEYSHYGAVAETPTVVAGSSRTVRLFGVNLECHGDVAEPPPCPDGYSGQQFYYYSTPHPMRKCERNI; from the exons ATGTCAGGCAACTGTTACCCAAGAGAAATCCACCACACCACTCCCTCGTTGCACCATCGCCAAAACGACGCCGTCGTTGATAGAGAGTATTTGTTCGAGAAATCACTAACACCAAGCGATGTTGGAAAGCTAAACCGTTTAGTCATACCGAAGCAACACGCTGAGAAACACTTCCCTCTAAATAATGCCAGCGATGACGTGGCGGCGGCAGAGACGACGGAGAAAGGGATGCTTCTTAGCTTCGAGGACGAGTCGGGAAAGTGTTGGAAATTCAGATACTCGTATTGGAACAGTAGCCAAAGCTACGTGTTGACCAAAGGATGGAGCAGGTACGTCAAAGACAAGCACCTCCACGCAGGGGACGTTGTTTTCTTTCAGCGGCACCGTTTTGATCTACATAGAGTCTTCATTGGTTGGCGAAAACGCGGCGAGGTTTCGTCCCCTTCCACCGTCTCCGTCGTGTCTCAAGATGCTCGAGTTAACACGACGACATACTGGAGCAACGGCTTGACTACACCTTACCGTCAAGTACACGCGTCAACGAGCTCTTACCCTAACATTCACCAAGAGTATTCACACTATG GCGCCGTCGCTGAGACACCGACGGTAGTTGCAGGGAGCTCGAGGACGGTGAGGCTATTTGGAGTTAACCTCGAATGTCACGGTGACGTTGCCGAGCCACCACCGTGCCCCGACGGCTACAGTGGCCAACAGTTTTACTATTACTCAACTCCTCATCCCATg AGAAAGTGCGAAAGGAATATCTGA
- the LOC108811662 gene encoding B3 domain-containing protein At3g11580 isoform X4, with product MSGNCYPREIHHTTPSLHHRQNDAVVDREYLFEKSLTPSDVGKLNRLVIPKQHAEKHFPLNNASDDVAAAETTEKGMLLSFEDESGKCWKFRYSYWNSSQSYVLTKGWSRYVKDKHLHAGDVVFFQRHRFDLHRVFIGWRKRGEVSSPSTVSVVSQDARVNTTTYWSNGLTTPYRQVHASTSSYPNIHQEYSHYGAVAETPTVVAGSSRTVRLFGVNLECHGDVAEPPPCPDGYSGQQFYYYSTPHPMRINDDER from the exons ATGTCAGGCAACTGTTACCCAAGAGAAATCCACCACACCACTCCCTCGTTGCACCATCGCCAAAACGACGCCGTCGTTGATAGAGAGTATTTGTTCGAGAAATCACTAACACCAAGCGATGTTGGAAAGCTAAACCGTTTAGTCATACCGAAGCAACACGCTGAGAAACACTTCCCTCTAAATAATGCCAGCGATGACGTGGCGGCGGCAGAGACGACGGAGAAAGGGATGCTTCTTAGCTTCGAGGACGAGTCGGGAAAGTGTTGGAAATTCAGATACTCGTATTGGAACAGTAGCCAAAGCTACGTGTTGACCAAAGGATGGAGCAGGTACGTCAAAGACAAGCACCTCCACGCAGGGGACGTTGTTTTCTTTCAGCGGCACCGTTTTGATCTACATAGAGTCTTCATTGGTTGGCGAAAACGCGGCGAGGTTTCGTCCCCTTCCACCGTCTCCGTCGTGTCTCAAGATGCTCGAGTTAACACGACGACATACTGGAGCAACGGCTTGACTACACCTTACCGTCAAGTACACGCGTCAACGAGCTCTTACCCTAACATTCACCAAGAGTATTCACACTATG GCGCCGTCGCTGAGACACCGACGGTAGTTGCAGGGAGCTCGAGGACGGTGAGGCTATTTGGAGTTAACCTCGAATGTCACGGTGACGTTGCCGAGCCACCACCGTGCCCCGACGGCTACAGTGGCCAACAGTTTTACTATTACTCAACTCCTCATCCCATg CGAATCAATGATGATGAAAGATGA
- the LOC108811662 gene encoding B3 domain-containing protein At3g11580 isoform X2 yields MSGNCYPREIHHTTPSLHHRQNDAVVDREYLFEKSLTPSDVGKLNRLVIPKQHAEKHFPLNNASDDVAAAETTEKGMLLSFEDESGKCWKFRYSYWNSSQSYVLTKGWSRYVKDKHLHAGDVVFFQRHRFDLHRVFIGWRKRGEVSSPSTVSVVSQDARVNTTTYWSNGLTTPYRQVHASTSSYPNIHQEYSHYGAVAETPTVVAGSSRTVRLFGVNLECHGDVAEPPPCPDGYSGQQFYYYSTPHPMNVSFAGEAMEQVGDGRG; encoded by the exons ATGTCAGGCAACTGTTACCCAAGAGAAATCCACCACACCACTCCCTCGTTGCACCATCGCCAAAACGACGCCGTCGTTGATAGAGAGTATTTGTTCGAGAAATCACTAACACCAAGCGATGTTGGAAAGCTAAACCGTTTAGTCATACCGAAGCAACACGCTGAGAAACACTTCCCTCTAAATAATGCCAGCGATGACGTGGCGGCGGCAGAGACGACGGAGAAAGGGATGCTTCTTAGCTTCGAGGACGAGTCGGGAAAGTGTTGGAAATTCAGATACTCGTATTGGAACAGTAGCCAAAGCTACGTGTTGACCAAAGGATGGAGCAGGTACGTCAAAGACAAGCACCTCCACGCAGGGGACGTTGTTTTCTTTCAGCGGCACCGTTTTGATCTACATAGAGTCTTCATTGGTTGGCGAAAACGCGGCGAGGTTTCGTCCCCTTCCACCGTCTCCGTCGTGTCTCAAGATGCTCGAGTTAACACGACGACATACTGGAGCAACGGCTTGACTACACCTTACCGTCAAGTACACGCGTCAACGAGCTCTTACCCTAACATTCACCAAGAGTATTCACACTATG GCGCCGTCGCTGAGACACCGACGGTAGTTGCAGGGAGCTCGAGGACGGTGAGGCTATTTGGAGTTAACCTCGAATGTCACGGTGACGTTGCCGAGCCACCACCGTGCCCCGACGGCTACAGTGGCCAACAGTTTTACTATTACTCAACTCCTCATCCCATg AATGTATCATTTGCTGGGGAAGCAATGGAACAGGTAGGAGATGGACGAGGCTGA
- the LOC108811662 gene encoding B3 domain-containing protein At3g11580 isoform X1, whose translation MSGNCYPREIHHTTPSLHHRQNDAVVDREYLFEKSLTPSDVGKLNRLVIPKQHAEKHFPLNNASDDVAAAETTEKGMLLSFEDESGKCWKFRYSYWNSSQSYVLTKGWSRYVKDKHLHAGDVVFFQRHRFDLHRVFIGWRKRGEVSSPSTVSVVSQDARVNTTTYWSNGLTTPYRQVHASTSSYPNIHQEYSHYGAVAETPTVVAGSSRTVRLFGVNLECHGDVAEPPPCPDGYSGQQFYYYSTPHPMVTFYLFCHIQFAYVKYVYATMPIIK comes from the exons ATGTCAGGCAACTGTTACCCAAGAGAAATCCACCACACCACTCCCTCGTTGCACCATCGCCAAAACGACGCCGTCGTTGATAGAGAGTATTTGTTCGAGAAATCACTAACACCAAGCGATGTTGGAAAGCTAAACCGTTTAGTCATACCGAAGCAACACGCTGAGAAACACTTCCCTCTAAATAATGCCAGCGATGACGTGGCGGCGGCAGAGACGACGGAGAAAGGGATGCTTCTTAGCTTCGAGGACGAGTCGGGAAAGTGTTGGAAATTCAGATACTCGTATTGGAACAGTAGCCAAAGCTACGTGTTGACCAAAGGATGGAGCAGGTACGTCAAAGACAAGCACCTCCACGCAGGGGACGTTGTTTTCTTTCAGCGGCACCGTTTTGATCTACATAGAGTCTTCATTGGTTGGCGAAAACGCGGCGAGGTTTCGTCCCCTTCCACCGTCTCCGTCGTGTCTCAAGATGCTCGAGTTAACACGACGACATACTGGAGCAACGGCTTGACTACACCTTACCGTCAAGTACACGCGTCAACGAGCTCTTACCCTAACATTCACCAAGAGTATTCACACTATG GCGCCGTCGCTGAGACACCGACGGTAGTTGCAGGGAGCTCGAGGACGGTGAGGCTATTTGGAGTTAACCTCGAATGTCACGGTGACGTTGCCGAGCCACCACCGTGCCCCGACGGCTACAGTGGCCAACAGTTTTACTATTACTCAACTCCTCATCCCATggtaactttttatttattctgtcaTATTCAATTTGCTTACGTCAAGTATGTTTATGCTACTATGCCAATAATTAAGTAG